In the genome of Sardina pilchardus chromosome 14, fSarPil1.1, whole genome shotgun sequence, one region contains:
- the prnpb gene encoding prion protein b, whose product MKRRACRVPVLSLVLLALLLTDPAWAWGKSKTSSKSKTSSSNTKTSNKPVATSPRTKTQANYPRQPSQGGQPSKPNPYPKGGTYPGAGTNTNQQNPGRGGTSYGGNTNQQYPGAGGSPNQQYPGRGGTPNQQYPGAGGSPNQQYPGAGGYPNQQYPGRGGTPNQQYPGAGGYPNQQYPGAGGYPNQQYPGRGGYPNQQYPGAGGYPNQQYPGRGGYPNQQYPGAGGGYGGGYGGGYGGGYGGGGYGAGYGGGGHTNWNPNNKILSPRYGGGYGGGMGGSPFARTVQQNGYMPSGKSQGFAKKAMLAAGVGAVAGMAVGYGLGRFPRPHFGFRSPMEEQQYNRYMYERYGERSTDDNDYREYVYKTPPKADKSFQTYEQYMESCMKRTDLLRQDGRNSDQSNLQSDQPSDQSNLQSDQPSDTEERKEDPDKSRLPADQPSSTNETLANANGTLGSTDPEKSGVVASEDPEADAAAATATGVRRRRHAVADGNADDTVSIVEVGYPALIDQLKSRRCMELYMGYSEQFLQKQSQSQVQEPKSRGDSSGRPLALLLTTSVMLLCSNVLLQ is encoded by the coding sequence ATGAAGAGGCGGGCGTGTCGTGTGCCAGTTCTGTCCCTGGTTCTGCTGGCGTTGCTGCTGACTGACCCAGCGTGGGCATGGGGCAAGAGCAAGACCTCCTCCAAATCCAAAACGTCCTCCTCCAACACCAAAACATCCAACAAACCCGTGGCCACCTCGCCTAGGACGAAGACCCAGGCAAATTACCCCAGACAGCCCAGCCAAGGGGGCCAGCCAAGCAAACCAAACCCATACCCCAAAGGGGGTACCTATCCGGGGGCTGGAACCAACACAAACCAGCAGAACCCCGGCAGGGGAGGAACCAGTTATGGTGGAAACACAAATCAGCAGTACCCTGGAGCGGGTGGTTCCCCCAACCAACAGTACCCGGGTAGAGGAGGGACTCCGAACCAACAGTACCCCGGTGCGGGTGGTTCCCCCAACCAACAATACCCTGGTGCTGGAGGATACCCCAACCAGCAATACCCAGGCAGAGGAGGTACCCCAAACCAACAGTACCCCGGAGCGGGTGGTTACCCCAACCAACAGTACCCTGGTGCTGGAGGATACCCTAACCAACAGTACCCGGGCAGAGGTGGGTACCCCAATCAGCAGTACCCTGGTGCTGGAGGGTACCCCAACCAGCAGTACCCTGGTAGAGGCGGATACCCCAATCAACAGTACCCTGGAGCAGGGGGTGGGTATGGAGGTGGATATGGAGGTGGGTATGGAGGCGGTTATGGAGGCGGCGGATATGGAGCAgggtatggtggtggtgggcataCCAACTGGAACCCCAACAATAAGATCTTGAGCCCTCGGTATGGAGGAGGTTACGGGGGTGGCATGGGAGGCTCCCCCTTCGCCCGCACGGTGCAGCAGAACGGATACATGCCCTCGGGCAAGTCCCAGGGCTTCGCCAAGAAGGCCATGCTGGCCGCGGGCGTCGGGGCAGTGGCGGGCATGGCGGTGGGCTACGGTCTCGGACGCTTCCCTCGTCCCCACTTCGGCTTCCGAAGCCCCATGGAGGAGCAGCAGTACAACCGCTACATGTACGAGCGCTACGGCGAGCGCTCCACCGACGACAACGACTACCGCGAGTACGTCTACAAGACGCCGCCGAAGGCCGACAAGAGCTTCCAGACGTACGAGCAGTACATGGAGAGCTGCATGAAGCGCACCGACCTCCTCAGGCAGGATGGACGCAACTCAGACCAGAGCAATCTACAGAGCGACCAGCCATCAGACCAGAGCAATCTACAGAGCGACCAGCCATCAGACAccgaggagagaaaggaagaccCAGACAAGAGCAGACTCCCCGCCGATCAGCCCTCCAGCACCAACGAGACTCTGGCTAACGCTAACGGAACTCTGGGCAGTACTGACCCGGAGAAGAGCGGCGTCGTGGCGTCCGAGGATCCCGAGGCAGACGCGGCCGCGGCCACGGCAACGGGGGTCAGGCGAAGGCGGCATGCCGTTGCCGACGGCAACGCCGACGACACCGTCAGCATCGTGGAGGTGGGCTACCCGGCGCTGATCGACCAGCTGAAGTCGCGCCGCTGCATGGAGCTCTACATGGGCTACTCGGAGCAGTTCCTGCAGaagcagagccagagccaggtcCAGGAGCCGAAGAGCCGCGGCGACTCCAGCGGGCGACCCCTCGCTCTGCTCCTCACCACCTCCGTCATGCTGCTCTGCAGCAACGTCCTACTGCAGTGA